GCTTATCATCTATCTGTATAATCGTATAATCCACCTACCTTACTTTTTAAGGAGATGAGAAGACCAAAGTGGAGAAGGATAAACGTCAGAGAAtcaggagaaaatattgggtacctCAAAGGACCACGTCATCGGTGCTCTGAACGATTCACCGTTCGACACCTGTCCAGCGACAGGTCCACGTCGGCCTCTTCGCTTCTCTcgcgcttctctctctcctctcttgtCTCACTCTCTCCCAGTAACTCCgcggctggtggctcggctcggctgagTAGAAGAAAGCACGAGCGAATAGATAATAAATGCGCAACATCCCgcttaaaatttctctctcctcacttaaatattttttggactCTCTCTCCTCGTGAACGAGCTGCAGTTCTTCTGTTTCCTTTTCAGCGCATTCcacccctccgcctccgcctccgcctcctcctctccAAGAGGCCTCGCCGGTCATCTACCCTCGGCACGTCGCCTCCTCCAAGAGCCCCACCAGTCGCAGCTGGTTCCCAACCCCTTCGCCTCCAACGGTTTCCAACGCCGAGATCATTTGTGCTCGCGTTGGTCTCTCGGCAACTTCGGGCCTCCGTCCGATTGCCTCCCTTCGACGAACTCGTCATCAACTCCGActccgagccgccgccgccgccgccgccgatggcGTCCTCCGTCTCTCGGCATCTGCTCGTCCACCCCCTCCCTCTGGCCGAAGATACTGCCGGCCTCCGCCGCGAAGCCGTCGGCCTCCGGCAGGAGGGAGGCGGTctcggtctcgttcccgagcggcGCCAGGCTCCCGCCGTTGACCGGGTGCTGTCCCCGTCGCTGGTCCGATCggtcgcgagggagatctcggTGCACCTAGGCGGGGGCCGACGGCACGGCAAAGAAGGAGAGGTGCGGGCTAGAGGGTTGGAGGTCGCTGTGGACGAGGTACGTGGACTGGCTGCACCAGCACCGGATTTAGGGCTTTTCCTTGGACACAAGCCAAATCGGGTTGACGGACGAGTTCGTGGAGAAGATGGAGCCTCGGTTCCAAGCCGCGTTCAAGGCGATGGAGGAGCTGGAGAAGGGCGCGATCGCGAACCCGGCCTGGACGAGGGCCGCATGGTCGGGCACTACTGGTTGAGGAAGTCGGAACTCGCGCCGGCCCGATTCCTGAAGGCGCAGATTGAGAGCACGCTCGACGCCGTCTGCAATTT
This Eucalyptus grandis isolate ANBG69807.140 chromosome 7, ASM1654582v1, whole genome shotgun sequence DNA region includes the following protein-coding sequences:
- the LOC120286058 gene encoding uncharacterized protein LOC120286058, translated to MASSVSRHLLVHPLPLAEDTAGLRREAVGLRQEGGGLGLVPERRQAPAVDRVLSPSLVRSVAREISVHLGGGRRHGKEGEVRARGLEVAVDEVRGLAAPAPDLGLFLGHKPNRVDGRVRGEDGASVPSRVQGDGGAGEGRDREPGLDEGRMVGHYWLRKSELAPARFLKAQIESTLDAVCNFAADVVSGEYYYEGVICDSSPNLSY